ATCGCAATGAGACACGAGAGAGGACGCCTCATGGACAAAGCCACGCAGACAGAGCTCGAAGCCGCCGCTTTCCGCCGCCTCGTCGCGCATCTTGGCGCGCGGACGGATGTGCAGAATATCGACCTGATGGTCCTTGCCGGCTTCTGCCGCAATTGCCTGGCGGACTGGTACCGGGAGGCGGCGGCTGAAAAAGGCATCGAGATATCGAAGGATGAGGCGCGCGAGACGATTTATGGCGAGCCTTTCGCCGAGTGGAAGGCGAAGCACCAGCCCGAAGCGACGCCCGAACAACTTGCCGCCTTCGCCGAAGCGCAGAAAAAATCCCACGGGTAAGCGCCGCTCTTCCCGACTATCCACAGCTTTCTCGCCGGCGCATATTGCCGCCGCCTGCCCGCGGCACTATCGTCGCGACCCTCACTCATGTACCTGCATAATTGGAGCGACGCATCATGGCGGACGGCAATACCCCCAATACAGGCGTCGCGCATGACCAGCTTCGTTCCATCGTCGAGCGCATCGAGCGCCTCGAAGAGGAAAAAGCGGCGCTCGCGAACGACATCAAGGAAGTCTATGCCGAAGCGAAGGGCAATGGCTTCGACACGAAGACGCTGCGTCAGGTCGTGCGTATCCGCAAGCAGGACAAGGCCGAGCGCCAGGAACAGGAAGCGATCCTGGAACTTTACCTCAGCGCGCTGGGCATGGCCTGAGACTTCTTCCGCACAGGCCCCCGTATCGTCCATACTGTCCCCGTTGATGCCGTGCTAACGGGGGGTCAGGGGTGAACGACGACGCGCGTCAGGGTCCGGGTACGGTGCCGGAAGAGGCCGCGCCCTCGCGTCTCGGCGACGCGGTGGATGCCGTCTACAGCTATGCCGCCTCGCGCTACAACTGGGAAGACCTGATCGGCTTTCTCGCTCATCTCGACCATGACAGTTTTCGGTCCGATGCGCCGCGCGACAGCCGTGAGATCGCGTCCTCGCTGATATCGCATCTGAGCCGCGCCGACGCGCTGGCGACGCGGCTTCACGGCGCGGCGGAGCATGAAGCCGACATCGCCTATGCGCTGCTCCTCCTCGATGCGGACCGGCGCGTCATGGCATCGAATGCCGGTGGCCGCGCCGTCTTCGATGCAATCTCGCCCGCCGTCGAAACCGGCAAGCGTCTCTCTTTCCGCGAAGACGAGCATGCGGCGATATTCCGCCGCGCGCTGGACGATCTGAAAAAGGACGCGGACATGGCTCCCGTCCTTCTGCGTTTCGCGGGAGAGGATGGCGAGACGCGCCTTGCCTGTTACCTCGTTCCCGGCGCGCGGCTCACCTCGCCGGTGCTGCGCGCGGCGGATGCGGATGAGGAGGGGCCCCGTCCGCTCTGCGCGCTCATCGTCGCCAACAAGGACGATATGGAGGAAGCGCCGGAGATTTTCCGCAAGGCGCTCGGTCTCACACCGGCTGAAGCGCGGCTCGCGGCGCGGCTTCGTTTCGGGCTGACGCTGAAGGAAGCGGCGGGCGAGCTCGGCATCGCGGTCAATACCGCGCGCAATCAGCTCCGCAGCATTTTCGACAAGCTCGGCGTCAACCGCCAGAGCGATCTCGTGCGCCATTTGACCGAGCTCGCCGCGCTCGCCGCCAGCATGCAGGGCGCGCCGTCCGCTCGCGGCAAGGCAATAGTCACCAGCGCCGAACGGCGCATGGTTACGCTGCCGGACGGGCGCATCATCGCGCTGCGCGATCTCGGCAGGCCGGACGGCATGCCGGTCGTCATTCTCCATCCGCTCGTGCAGTCGAGCCTGATGCGTCCGCGGGAAGCGGTCATCGCGGGCGATTGCGGCGTGCGCCTCATCTCCGTCGAGCGTCCCGGCATCGGCCTGTCGACGCCCGACCCCGACTGTTCCTATGTTTCCTTCGCGCATGATCTCGGCCATGTCGCCGACGCGCTGGGCCTTGCGCGCTTCGCGGTGCTTGGCTGGGCGTCGGGTGCGCCTTTTGCGCTCGCCGCCGGGTCCGTTCTCGGCGAGCGCGTCACGCGCGTCGCGCTGGCAACGCCGCGCCTCACTTTCCGCGCGGACCTTGCTCCCGTCAGCAGCATGCATCAGTTCTTCGGCGGGCTGCGCCGCCACACCTGGCTCTTCGAGGCCGTCTTTTCCATCATGCGCGCCAAGCGGTCGCGCCGTCTCTTCCGGCCCATGATCCGCAACTTCCTCGAAAACTCGGAACCGGACCGTCTGGTCTTCGAGGCGGATACGAGTCTTCTCGATTGCTTCACCGACAGTTTCGTCGAGGCGCTCGACAAGACGCATAAGGGCCTTGTCGGCGAGTTGAACTTCTATGCGAAGGAAACCCCGGTCGATGTTTCCGGCCTCGCGCGTCCGGTTCTCGTCTGGCACGGGCTTCGCGATGAAATGAACAAGGCCGAGGATGTGCAGCGTATGCTGCGGAACATGCCGGTGGAGGCATTCCATCCGATGCCGGATGATGGCCATATGGTTCTGTTCACACATTTCCGTGACGTGCTGACCAGCCTCCTCAATGATAAGCATTAACTGCAATCTTTTTGCGGTGCGTGACATTCATTGCCCTCATTTGAGGTTTCCGGCTCTCTCACTTCCGGCCTAAAGTGCCACGGGCGGGACGGGGTGTTCCGGCAAGTCTCTGTCAGGGGCGTGGCGTGTCCGGGGTGAAATCGGTGGAAGATGAGGAGTTGCAGCGTGCGGCATCCGCGCGGCAGCCCGGTTCTGTCCGCCCCGATATCGCCATGGCGCTCGACGCCGTCTACGCCTATGCAACGGACCCCGACAATTGGGAGGAAATGACCTCCCTGCTCGACGGCATCGGCGCCGGCGGCGACGACGAAAATATCGGCGCGCTGATGGACGATGTTCGTGTGCATCTTGGCCGCGCGGAAGAACTTGCGCGCCGCCTTCACGAGACGCCGCCGGAAGACCGCGCCTCCAGCTACTGCCACATGATCCTGGGACGCGATCTCCGCATCGCCGATCTTTCCGAGGCCGCGCGCGTCATGCTCGGCCCGCTTTGCAAGCCGCTCCATAGCGGCGAGCGCCTCGTTTTCAACGATCCGGAAAACGCCGCTCGGTTTCGCGCGCTTGCCGCCTCGGTCGCGGAAGGAGCGGCCGGGCCCGCGCTGCTGCGTCTCGTGCTTGAGGATGGCGAGGAGGCTGTGCTCGGCTATATCGTCGCCGAGGCGAACCTGCCCGAGCCGCTTCGCCGCCGGCTTTCCCTTCCGCCGGAAGCGCGCAAGGGCGCCATCGCCTTTGTTGCGCCGGACCGCGACGCCGCGGCCGATGCGAGCCGCATGTACCGCGAAACCTTCGGCCTCACACCGGCCGAAGCCCGCCTCGCCGCGCGGCTGAAGGATGGGCTCTCTCTGAAGGAGGCGGCCGCCGAGCTCGGCATTTCCGTCAACACCGCGCGCAATCAGATTCGCAGCGTCTTCGAGAAGCTCGGCGTCAACCGTCAGAGCGATCTCATCCGTCATCTGACGGAATTGTCGCAGCTCGCGTCCTATATCCGCACCGCAAGCGGCGGCATCGCCGATCATTTCGAGCCGTCCGCGCCTGGCGAAGTGCCGCTCGATTTCGTGACGCTGCCGGATGGCCGCAAGCTCGCTTACCGCGATTACGGCCCAAAGGGCGGCGTGCCGGTGGTCATGTTCCCGAGTTCCGTCAGCAGTTCCTATCTCTGGCCGGTCGAGACGCAGCAGGCGGTGAGCCACGGCGTCCGGCTCATCGCCGTCGAACGGCCGGGCACGGGTGCCTCCACCGCCGATCCCGATCTCACTTTTGAAAGCTTCGCGCGGGACTTCGCCTTCTTCGTGGACGAAATCGGTCTGGAGCGTTTCCGTCTCGTCGCGCGGTCTTCGGCATCGCCTTTCGCGCTCGCCGCCGCCGCGCATCTCGGCGCCCGCGTCCAGCTTCTGATGCTCACCTCGCCGCGCCTCGGCGTTCCCGAAGGCAGCCGCACAAAGCCGCTCGGCATGCTCGGCGCCTTCTTCAACAATCTGCGCCGCTATCCCTGGCTCCTCGATTCCACGCTCTATATTCTCCGGGCGAAGATGTCGCGCGCCTTCATCCGGCCGCTCGTTCTCAAATTCTTCGAGCAATCGCCCGCCGATGTGGCGTTCATCCGTGCAACGCCCAGCCTCCACGAGGCAATGGTCCGCGCCACCATGGAAACGGTGGCGCATACCTATGCAGGCCTTCTTCGTGAATCGCAGCTTTATCTCGACGGCGTTTCGCTCGATCTCGCGGGCATCACGGCGCCCATCATCGTCTGGCATGGCGAAGAGGATGGTGTGGTGCCGCTTGACGAGTTGCGCCGCCGCCTGAAGGAAGTCGGCCTTGAGCCGGACGAGATGCGCGTTTTCCCCGGCGCCGGTCACTGTTTCATCAACAAGCACTACCCGGAGATCTTCGAGCGCCTGATCCGGGGTTGAGGGATTTTTCGCCGCTTGGTGCGTTTGCACTATTCAGACGGCCGATCCCGCCCGCTACGACTCCTTTCAAGACCCGGACATGGGGTGCCGGGCTGCTTGAAAAGGGGAACATCCGATGAAGAAGATCGCCGCGGGCGCCGTATTCGCCGCCGCACTCATGCTGTCTGCCTGCCAGACAACGGGCGCGGGCGGGCAGGCCGCGATACCGGGCGCCTATGTCCCGACGCCGCAGGAGCAGGCCATCCAGCAGGCCGCTATCGCCCAGGCGGGCGCAGCGGGCGCTTTCAACTACAATGCCGCGCAGGCGGCCGCCGGCGGGGCGCTTGCCAACCAGGCGGTGGCCGGTGCCGTCGGGCAAGGTCTTGCCGCCGCTATCGCGACGCCGGGCGCCAATGCGCCGATCGCCGCCTCCCAGCCGGATGACGGCCAGAAGAGCTGTGCGCAGCTCGCCGCCGAAATGGCAAGCATGAACGAAATCGTCGCCAAGGCCGACAACACCGCCACCACCTCGCAGGTTGCGAGCATCGGCATCGGCCTTGCCCAGACCTTCGGCGGCTATTTTGGCGGTGGCGCCGCCGTCAATGCGATTCAGGCCAGTTCCGCTGTCGATTCGGCAAACCAGCAGCAGCGTCAGGCCGCGCAGGTACAGAGCCAGCAGGCGCAGGTCCGCATGCAGGTGCTGGCGGGCATAGCGGCCGGCAAGGGCTGCTAGGGCGCGCCCGGTTCCCGCAAGAGACGTTTCCATCGGGCATTCCGCTGGCTGTCTCAGGCGTTCACCCGGACGCACACCCCTAGGCTGTCAGCGGATAACGGGGGAGCCCGCAAGGCTCCCCCGTGCTAGTTTCGCCCCGGCAAAAAAATGGGAGCGAACTCATGACGGTCATGAATGCCGATACGATCGTGCTGGCAGAGGCAGGGCCCGGCGAACCGGATCTCGCCGCCCGGCTCATCTACGACACCGGCTCCTATGTTTTCGATTGTCTCTATGACCGGGACTTCGAAGCCTTCCTGAAAATCACCGGGTTTCAATGGCAGCAGCAGGGCGGTGCCTTCTCCCATGTTCACGCCAGGGCGGCGCTCCATGATGGAAATCTCGCAGGCATCGCGCTCGGTTTCCCGCAAAGCCTCTATGAGCAGGAATTCGGCACGGCCATGATCGCGATGGCGGAAAAGGCGGGGCCGGACCTCATCGCCCATCTCCCTTCCGTTGCGGGCCATATCCCATGGCTCTTTCCCGATGTGCCGGACGATGCCTGGTATCTGCTTTTTCTCTCCGCCCATCCGCAAGCGCGCGGGCGGGGCATCGGCGAGAAGCTTCTGGTCGATTGCTATGAGCGGGCACGCAAGGCTGGCTGCGCCTCGCTCCATCTCGATGTTGCCTCGGTCAATCCGGCACTGCGCTTCTATGAGCGCATGGGGCTGGAGAGGCTGGTGGAAAGCGCCGTGCCGAAAATCGCGGCCTCACACGGCGTGCCTTCCCATATCCGAATGGTGAAACATCTCGTCTGATGCGGCGGGTGGAAAGTAAGTCAGGCTTCACCCAATGCCATGGCCCGAAGGAGGCCGGCATTCTTCACGATGATTGCGCGTTTGCTCGGCGCCGAGATGACGCCGGCGCGCTTCAGGTCGCTCAGTGCGCGGCATACCGTTTCGATGGTCAGGCCGAGATAGTCAGCTATGTCCTGCCGTCCCATCGGCAGATCCAGCCGGTCGCCCGTCCTGCCCGCGCAGCCCTGACGCTCCAGCATCATGAGCAGGAACGAGGACACGCGCTCCTTGACGGTCTGGCGGCCGAGCATGAACAGATGGTTCCGGGCATCGGAAAGACCGCGATAGAGAAGGGCCATCAATTGATCGCGAAGATCCGGCGACGTTTGTCCGAGACAGTCGATTTGTCCGGAAGAATAGCGGACGAGGATCGTGTCGTTCACGGCCTCGGCGGTCAGCGTATAATCGTCCGGCGAGGCGAAGCCGAAGAAGTCCCCCGCAAGGCAGAAATCCGAGATCTGACGGCGGCCGTCGGAAAAGATCTTGCACAGCCGCACCGCCCCGCTCACCACCCGGTAGGAGAACAGAGCGCGTTCGCCCTCGCTGTATATCGTCTGGTTGCGTTCGAACTTCAGTGTCGTGTCGCTGCTCCGCAGCAGAGAGATGTTCCCCCGGCCGTCAGCCTCCGGCCTCTGGCGCGCGGCTGGTGCCCCGGCGGCGTAGCGGTGGATGGACCGTGGAGAAACAGCTTGGATGGCGGTGATAGACATTCGGAACCCCTCCTGCATCGCGTCCGGCCTGGCGGCCTCTGCCTTCTGCCATGAGGAAATCCTGTCACGCCTGAACCACGTGCAAAATCCGTAGATACACTTAGAGGCCGTTTGCGGCGGGATCAGTCCAGGGCCTTGCCGCGGAGAGTGCGGCCGATCTCCCGCTTCAGGTCATCCTCGTTTACCGGCTTCTCAAGCAGCGCACATGCGCCAGCCTGCATCACGCGGTTCCGCAACACGGCGTCGGCGCGGCCGGTGAAAACGATCACGGGGAGAAGATTTTCCATCTCCTTCAGCCGTTCCAGCAATTCGACGCCATTCATGCCCGGCATATGCAGATCGAGCAAAAGACAGCCATGGATGCTTCCTTTTGCGCGAAGGTCGTCGTCGTTATCGCTCAGAAAATGAAGCGCCGAGGAATAGTCCCGCACGGTCAGGCCATGCGATTCCAGCAGCGCGCGCATGGAATCGCGCACAGCATCGTCGTCGTCGACTACATAGATTGTCGCGGTCTGAAAACTCTTCACTGCCGCCTCCGTGGCGACGAACCTTGCCCACGGAGAGAATAGAGAGGCGGCACGCGGTGCCCAATACGTAGTTTACCTAGGTCCGGCCTGCCTGGCATTGCCTGCCAGGCGCACACCGGCTTCAAGCGCCATGCGCACGAGGTCGGAGAGTGTTCTTGCCTGCATCTTCTCCATGAGGTTCGCGCGATGCACCTCGACGGTCCGGGGCGATATGTCGAGGTCATAGGCGATCATCTTGTTCGCCTTGCCGGCGACCAGATGTTCCAGCACTTCCCTTTCGCGCTGGGTGAGGCCGGCGACGCGGTGCTTGGCCGCTTTGGCAAAGCCGGCATCGTCGCGCTGCTGGCGGCCGGCTTCCAGCGCGCGGGCCACGCTGTCGAGCAACAGCTCGTCGTTGAACGGCTTTTCGATGAAATCGACCGCGCCTGCTTTCATCGCGCGCACGGCAAGCGGCACGTCGGCATGGCCTGTCATCACGATCACCGGCAGTGCGATCTGGCGGCGGACCATTTCTTCCTGAAGTTCGAGCCCGTCCATATCCGGCATTCTTATGTCGACGACGAGGCAGCCCGGCCGCTCCGTTGCCCGGGATGCCAGGAAGGAAGCAGCCGAATCGAAGTTCTCGACGCGAAAGGAGGCGGATTCCAGCAGCGCGCTGACCGAGTCGCGCACGGCGGCGTCGTCATCGACGACAAAGACTGTTTCATCCGTCTTCATAGGTTCTGCGCCGCTGCGGGCAGACGGAAGCGGAAGGTGGTGCCGTCGCTTCCGTCGCGCGCGGCCCAGAGGCGGCCGCCATGTGCTTTCACGATGGTCTGGCAGATCGAGAGGCCGATGCCCATTCCCTTCTCCTTGGTCGTGACGAAGGGCTGGAACAGCCGGCTCGCCACCTCTTCCGGCAGTCCTGGTCCGGTATCGGCAAAGGACGCGTAGATATAGCCGGGTTCGTCCGTTCCCGTCTTTATGAGGATTTCGCGCCGCTCGACGCTCTGCATTGCCTCGACGGCGTTGCGGACGAGATTGACGACGACCTGCTGTATCTGGATACGGTCCATGATGACAGGGGAAATGTTCGGGTCGAAATCGACAGCGACCTTCACATTGCTGTCCGAGGCGCCGATCAGGGCGAGCGCAATCGCCTCCCTGATCGTCTGGTTCAGGTCTTCCTCGGCGCGGAAGGCTTCCCGTTTCTCCACGAAATCGCGCAGCCGCCGGATGATCTGGCCGGCGCGGCCGGTCTGCTCGGCGGCCTTGTCGATGAGTTCACGCGCGCGGATTGCAGCCGGATCGTCGAGCCCCTCGATCGTCCGTGCCGCCGCGCGGACATAATTCATGATGGCGGTGAGCGGCTGGTTCAGCTCATGCGCGAGGGCCGAGGTCATCTGGCCCATTTCGTTCGTACGCGAGACGTGGACAAGCTCTTCCTGCACTTCCCGCAGGCGGCCGGCGGCGAAGTGGCGCTCTGATGTGTCGTGAATGATGCCGACGAAGATGCGCTGGTTTTCGAAGACGCCCTCTCCCACGGAGAGATACATGGGGAAGGTCGAGCCGTCCTTCATCTGACCCATCACCTCGCGGCCGATGCCGATGATCTTGCGGTTGGCGGTTTTGTGATAGGCGCTGAGATAGCCGTCATGCTCGTCGCGGTAAGGCGAGGGCATCAGCATCTTGATGTTGCGGCCGAGAACTTCCTCCGGTGTATAGCCGAACAGGCGCTCGCAGGCCTGGTTGTAGAGCCGCACATTACCGGCGGCGTCGATGACGATGATGCCATCCACCGCCGTCGCAATCAGCATGCGGAAAAGCGCCGCGTTCTCCGCGTCCTTGAACGGCATGTCCATGCCGGTATCCATCGCTCACCGCCCGGTCTTCAAACCCTTCCTCAAGGGTACTCCCGGTGACCGGAGCCGCCAACCCATATCGGGTCCGCGGGTGGCGCGTTCACTCGGCGGGTGCGTCGGCTCCTTCGGCCAGCAGCACGCCGGCGACGGCGAGGGGGCAGAGAACGAGAAAGGCGAGGGCGGGCAGCGCCCATGCGGACCCGCCATAGACCGGCAGCAGCGCCGCGCCGCCGGCAATGCCCAGCGCGACCCAGAGTGGCACAAGGAGCGGTGCGCCCGGCTTTTCGGCATCGCGTGCCGTGAAAACGAGACCGGGAAGAAAAGCGGTCACGCGCGCATTCATGTCATCCTCCTCAAGCGGCGGGGGCGCCCTTGCCCTCATGAAGGGCAGCCTGCCAGAGAGGCGGGAAGCCTTCATTGATCGAGGTCATGTTCCGCGCGCTTGCATCCCGCTCCGCCCTCGCTTATCTCGGCCATGGGATTTCCGTCACATCGAGGGCAGGGCGTTCATGACCGTCACCGAAACCGAACCGGGCCGTTTCCGCGCGCGCATCGCCTCGCTTGTCGGGGCGTCCTGGTTCCAGAATTTCATCACGGCGGTCATCCTCGTCAACGCCGTCACCCTCGGCCTCGAGACCTCCGCCACGGCGATGGAAGCGGCCGGCCCCCTCCTCGTCGCCATAGACCGCGTCGCGCTCACGATCTTCGTCATCGAGATCGCGCTGAAGCTCGTCGCCGCGCGGCTCCGCTTCTTCCGCGACGGCTGGAACGTCTTCGACTTCATCATTGTCGGCATCGCGCTGGTGCCGGCCGCGGGGCCGCTCTCGGTGCTCCGCGCGCTCCGCATCCTCCGCGTGCTCAGGCTTCTCTCCGTCGTGCCGTCGCTCCGCAAGGTGGTCGCCGCGCTTTTCGGCGCGCTGCCCGGCATGGGCTCGATCATCGCCGTGCTCTTTCTCGTCTTCTATGTCGGCGCCGTCCTCTCAACCAAGCTTTTCGGCCAGAGCTTCCCGGACTGGTTCGGCACCATCGGCGGCTCGATGTATTCGCTCTTCCAGATCATGACGCTGGAAAGCTGGTCGATGGGCATCGTGCGCCCGGTGATGGAGGTCTATCCTTACGCCTGGATCTTCTTCGTTCCCTTCATCGTCATGACGAGCTTCATGGTGCTGAACCTCTTCATCGCCATCATCGTGAATTCGATGCAGGCGCTGCATGACGAGGAGCAGAACGCCGCCCAGGACGCGCGCGACGCCCGCGCCCGCGACGAGCGCGCCGAAATCGAGCGCCGGGCGCATGCCGAGCGCGAGGCGACGGCGGCGGATGTCCGCGCCATGCGCGCGGAGATCGCCGAGATCAAAAAGCTGCTGGAAGAAAAAGCGGCACGCTGACGGGCCGGCCTATCTCAGGCCTCTCTCCGCCCTATCTCCGGCCTTCCGCCGCCCGCTCCGCCAGCGCGCGGATATCGCCTTCCCGCACGCCGTCGCGTTTCATCACGATCCGCACGATCGGGTCCGCCAGCATTTCGTCCAGAGACAATTCCCGGCTGAACGCCTCTCTGAGGGATGTTGAGATGGACATGGGGCTACCTCGCGTGATCGTGACGCCGGCCCTCGCGGAAACATGCCGCCAAAGGGCCGGAGAAGAACGTTATGGTCTAGTTGCGAATAATTCGCAACAAACAGATGGGAAGCCCCCGCCGGAACGGCAAGAGGCGCGCCCATAAAAAACCGTTTCGGAGGCAAAAAGTTTCAGCCGCCTTTCCCTGTCTCAAAGACGTACCGACTACATGAAAACCATCGGCGCAAACCGCGTCATGTTCGGCACCAACTGGCCAATGCTCTCGCCGAAGAAACCTGAAAGACCTCGCGAGCCTCGGGCTCAGCGAGGCGAAGGGTGAGGGGCCTTCAGATCATCCCCGGCTTACCCGCACCCAACACACCTTCGCCGCACAGCTAAGTGTTGTAGTTCTTGACAACACTCCCCAGTGTTGTCATCCTGACCAACGTGAAAGCAGAATTGCTCTATCGCGCCCGCACATATTTCCGCGACGACGCTTTCGCGGAGGCGGTACTTTGGAAGCTGCCCGCGCCGCTCAAGGGCAGTTCCCATTCCTTCAAGTACCGCCTTGCGCTCGTGATAAGCGACGAATGCGTCCTGCGTTACGATAACGAGGCAGGCAAGGGCGATCACCGCCATATTGGCGAGCGGGAAGAGCCCTATGAATTCGTCGATCCCGAGACGCTGCTTGCCGACTTTTCCGCCGATGTCGAAAGGATGCTCGAATGACCACGTTGCGAGTGAGGATCGGAGACTTCTCCGACATGAAGTCGGGCTTCCTGCAAGCCTGGAAGGAAGCGGGTGGGGGCAAGCGCGTGAAGCCCCGCCACGAACTGATCTTCCGCTCCTATGAAGACATGCACCGCGTCCTCTCGCCCGCACGCCTCGAAGTCGTGAAAGCCCTCGCGGGCCAGGGCCCGCTCAGCATGCGCGAAGTCGCCCGCCGCATCGGCCGCGACGTGAAAGCCGTCCATGGCGACATAACCGCCCTCATCAATTGCGGCATGATCGACCGCACGGAAGAAGGCGTGAGCTTTCCCTATGATCGTATCCGGCTGGACGTGGATATTGAGGCGGCGTGAAAAAAGGCCGGGCGTGAATTTTCGTGTGTAGTTCGGTAACGACGGGGCCGCTTTGTTACCGTTTGAACGACCCGCCGTCGCAAATGCCTTGCTCTCAGGCGGTGCGCTTCAGCCCGAATGCTGCTTTTCAACAGAATTTCAGGAGGTTGCACGAGCAGCGGTTACCAGCAATGATTGTGCTTGGGGATTGGGTGGGGGCAAACTTGCAAGTTTTGCGACTGAAAAGGCTTGGCAGCCATCGCTTTGCGATGGGTAGTTCCGCCGTGGGCGTTTTTCACATCGGCAAGGAGGTCTTGGCGATAGTTCGCCAAGGCTATTTCCATGTCTGATGGTCCACACTTCTCTAAAGTGTGCGCTGGCGGAGAGCCCCGGCTCGATGTGCTGTTTGTTCACGGCCTCACTGGCGACCCTCGCGAAACCTGGACTTCCGGAGGACCTGAACAGGAATACTGGCCCAAATGGCTGTGCGAAGAGCTAGAGGGGGTGTCGGTATACGCTCTGGGATACCCTTCTAGCATCTTCGGAAAATGGGCCAAGAAGGAGATGAATCTCCACGAGCGGGCAGGCAATATGCTAGAGCATCTTGCCGCCAACGGTATCGGAGCTAGACCGATTGCCTTAGTCGGCCACAGTCTTGGCGGCATCCTTGTCAAAGAAATGCTCCGCGCATCCAACGAATGTGCTGACAGGGATTGGCAAGCGATTGCTGCGCAAACCCGTCTCGCCGTCTTCATGGCAACGCCGCACAAGGGAGCCTCACTGGCTTCGGCGGTAAAGCTTATTGTACCGCGGCTTTCTTCCACGCATGTGGACCTTTTAAGCAACGATAGTGGCTATCTGACTAGTCTCAACCAAGCCTATCGCGACTTCGCGAACGGTGCGGGTATCGCAACCGTGGCCTACTATGAAAAATATAAGACCAAAGGCTCTAGCGTGATCGTTCCAGAAGACAGCGCTGACCCGGGGGTCGGAGCCACGAGGCCGGTGGCGGTCGATGCTGATCACATCTCAATTTGCAAACCGGCAAAACGGACCGATCTCATTTACGTTTCATTGTGCCGTCACTTGAAGGCTGTTCTGCAGCAGTGTTCCATGTCGGCGGGTGAAGACGGCGCTCTCGATTCATTCGCCTCGGACGATTATGGCACAAGTTCCGAATCGGATCGTCGAGACCTGCTGCAAAAGCTGAT
Above is a window of Parvibaculum lavamentivorans DS-1 DNA encoding:
- a CDS encoding ion transporter → MTVTETEPGRFRARIASLVGASWFQNFITAVILVNAVTLGLETSATAMEAAGPLLVAIDRVALTIFVIEIALKLVAARLRFFRDGWNVFDFIIVGIALVPAAGPLSVLRALRILRVLRLLSVVPSLRKVVAALFGALPGMGSIIAVLFLVFYVGAVLSTKLFGQSFPDWFGTIGGSMYSLFQIMTLESWSMGIVRPVMEVYPYAWIFFVPFIVMTSFMVLNLFIAIIVNSMQALHDEEQNAAQDARDARARDERAEIERRAHAEREATAADVRAMRAEIAEIKKLLEEKAAR
- a CDS encoding toxin-antitoxin system TumE family protein, whose product is MKAELLYRARTYFRDDAFAEAVLWKLPAPLKGSSHSFKYRLALVISDECVLRYDNEAGKGDHRHIGEREEPYEFVDPETLLADFSADVERMLE
- a CDS encoding ABC-three component system protein yields the protein MSDGPHFSKVCAGGEPRLDVLFVHGLTGDPRETWTSGGPEQEYWPKWLCEELEGVSVYALGYPSSIFGKWAKKEMNLHERAGNMLEHLAANGIGARPIALVGHSLGGILVKEMLRASNECADRDWQAIAAQTRLAVFMATPHKGASLASAVKLIVPRLSSTHVDLLSNDSGYLTSLNQAYRDFANGAGIATVAYYEKYKTKGSSVIVPEDSADPGVGATRPVAVDADHISICKPAKRTDLIYVSLCRHLKAVLQQCSMSAGEDGALDSFASDDYGTSSESDRRDLLQKLIDAGREHEYQKANSLQNKFAQRYYKLGLHTDAKTKSDAVLAAVEQRFFTHVYGGKICKGATDEEIAAALQVHVIDPLCSGTGKDHLSPTAILQALYFLTEQCYIQWDAA
- a CDS encoding transcriptional regulator; translation: MTTLRVRIGDFSDMKSGFLQAWKEAGGGKRVKPRHELIFRSYEDMHRVLSPARLEVVKALAGQGPLSMREVARRIGRDVKAVHGDITALINCGMIDRTEEGVSFPYDRIRLDVDIEAA